The Dunckerocampus dactyliophorus isolate RoL2022-P2 chromosome 13, RoL_Ddac_1.1, whole genome shotgun sequence genome window below encodes:
- the tmem30aa gene encoding transmembrane protein 30Aa, which produces MMASSYNAKEEDGHHSGPSSHGGAGAVKSKKPDNTAFKQQRLPAWQPILTAGTVLPAFFVIGLIFIPIGIGLYVTSNNIKEFEIDYTGVDMSSPCFSCAKNYSWNSTAPCVCAVNFTLEQPFESNVFMYYGLSNFYQNHRRYVKSRDDSQLNGDRTALTNPSKECEPYRTSEGLPIAPCGAIANSLFNDSLVLYHIDSNGTRIQIPLVKKGIAWWTDKHVKFRNPGGNSNLTIAFQGTNKPVNWRKPVSELDLDDDDNNGFINEDFIVWMRTAALPTFRKLYRIIQKKSSSTPTLASGRYVLNITYNYPVLSFDGRKRMILSTISWMGGKNPFLGIAYITVGSICFFLGVVLLIIHHKYDSRNNSADIPN; this is translated from the exons ATGATGGCGTCAAGCTACAACGCTAAGGAAGAGGACGGTCACCACTCTGGTCCTTCGAGTCATGGCGGCGCAGGAGCCGTGAAAAGTAAGAAGCCAGATAACACAGCATTTAAACAACAGAGACTACCTGCTTGGCAGCCGATTTTGACGGCTGGCACCGTGCTTCCTGCTTTCTTCGTGATCGGCCTCATCTTCATCCCAATCGGCATCGGCCTGTATGTTACGTCTAATAATATCAAGGAGTTCGAG ATTGATTACACTGGTGTAGACATGTCAAGCCCGTGCTTCAGCTGTGCAAAAAACTACAGCTGGAACAGCACAGCACCTTGTGTCTGTGCTGTCAACTTCACGTTGGAGCAGCCTTTCGAG AGCAACGTCTTCATGTACTATGGCTTATCAAACTTCTATCAGAACCATAGACGCTATGTGAAATCCAGGGATGACAGCCAGCTCAATGGTGACCGTACGGCTTTGACG AATCCCAGCAAGGAATGTGAGCCGTATCGTACCAGCGAAGGACTGCCCATTGCTCCTTGTGGGGCCATCGCTAACAGCCTCTTTAATG ACTCTCTTGTTCTCTATCATATCGACTCCAATGGCACCAGAATCCAAATCCCTCTGGTAAAGAAGGGCATCGCCTGGTGGACAGACAAGCATGTCAAGTTCAGGAATCCTGGTGGAAACAGCAACCTCACTATTGCTTTTCAAG GCACTAACAAGCCAGTGAATTGGAGAAAACCCGTTTCTGAGCTGGATCTAGATGACGACGACAACAATGGCTTCATCAATGAGGACTTCATAGTGTGGATGCGCACAGCTGCCTTACCCACTTTCCGCAAGCTTTATAGGATCATCCAGAAGAAGTCGAGCTCAACTCCAACCCTCGCTAGTGGCAGATATGTCTTGAACATCACCTACA ATTACCCTGTCCTCAGCTTTGACGGACGCAAGCGAATGATCTTGAGCACCATCTCCTGGATGGGAGGCAAGAACCCTTTCCTGGGTATCGCCTACATCACCGTGGGCTCAATTTGCTTCTTCCTGGGCGTGGTGCTGCTCATTATTCACCATAAATACGACTCCCGCAACAACAGTGCTGACATTCCAAACTAG